One stretch of Nocardioides perillae DNA includes these proteins:
- a CDS encoding WHG domain-containing protein — protein sequence MSAEVARGGQEQVERGPDGRFPTRRERLRQEVREDLKRSARDLLVPHSTGELSLRAVARDVGIAPSGIYRYFASRQELVAAVAADAFSSAAAALHASAVAHDGLDLTSQALAMAHAYRRWCLSHRAEFSLMFGTDTFASDGGPVPDPSQLHEFFAAPLVHFARCVRAGVVDTGAAALQWGSPLVAELEEMRRDQDGLDEQQVGVLLSGWASFHGYVSLEVYGPLSWFYADLDTAWDAHARGTLRAMGYRGVADAVLPEDAGPTPP from the coding sequence GTGAGCGCCGAGGTGGCCCGCGGTGGGCAGGAGCAGGTCGAGCGGGGCCCCGACGGGCGCTTCCCGACGCGCCGCGAGCGGCTGCGCCAGGAGGTCCGCGAGGACCTCAAGCGCTCGGCGCGCGACCTGCTGGTGCCGCACTCGACCGGTGAGCTGTCGCTGCGCGCGGTCGCCCGCGACGTCGGGATCGCGCCCTCGGGCATCTACCGCTACTTCGCCTCCCGGCAGGAGCTGGTGGCCGCGGTGGCGGCCGACGCCTTCTCCTCGGCGGCTGCCGCACTGCACGCCTCCGCGGTCGCCCACGACGGCCTCGACCTCACCTCGCAGGCCCTCGCGATGGCGCACGCCTACCGGCGGTGGTGCCTGTCGCACCGCGCGGAGTTCTCGCTGATGTTCGGCACCGACACCTTCGCCTCCGACGGCGGCCCGGTCCCCGACCCGAGCCAGCTGCACGAGTTCTTCGCCGCACCCCTGGTGCACTTCGCCCGCTGCGTGCGTGCCGGGGTGGTCGACACCGGGGCGGCAGCGCTGCAGTGGGGGTCGCCGCTGGTCGCCGAGCTCGAGGAGATGCGCCGCGACCAGGACGGCCTCGACGAGCAGCAGGTCGGCGTCCTGCTGTCGGGCTGGGCGTCGTTCCACGGCTACGTCTCGCTCGAGGTCTACGGCCCGCTCTCGTGGTTCTACGCCGACCTCGACACCGCCTGGGACGCCCACGCCCGGGGCACCCTGCGGGCCATGGGCTACCGCGGCGTCGCCGACGCGGTGCTGCCCGAGGATGCGGGCCCGACCCCGCCCTAG
- a CDS encoding glycosyltransferase: MRVLLLAQFYPPVIGGEERHVRNLAVALAARGHDVHVATLKVGQGAHGAAGARVPADPGVHVHLLDNVGQRVPALYPTADRPLALPVPDPLTSRALARLAERLRPDVVHSHNWILASWLPLAAARRTPLVHSLHDYSHVCATKRLMVGGAPCPGPSPSRCVPHVSEHYGALRGVPVYAAVRGGVPVRHRRVDLFTPVSRAVAEGNDLASGPVPFEVVPNFVPDELLTRPTEPRHDGLPDAPYVFFAGDLSAEKGLLTLLDAWRRVDRAALGRGGGTDGVPAELVLVGRPTADLPDALPDGVRVEQGWDHERVVAGFQHARAAVLPSEWHDPCPTTVLEAMALGAPLVTTHQGGIADMVVDGRSALVVPPGDAAATAAALDRLGADPALGAGLAEGARADVRPFLQSAVADRFGELYAQVAAGVPR, from the coding sequence GTGAGGGTCCTGCTGCTCGCCCAGTTCTACCCGCCCGTCATCGGCGGGGAGGAGCGCCACGTGCGCAACCTGGCCGTCGCGCTCGCGGCGCGCGGTCACGACGTGCACGTCGCCACGCTCAAGGTGGGCCAGGGCGCCCACGGCGCGGCCGGCGCGCGGGTGCCCGCCGACCCCGGGGTGCACGTGCACCTGCTCGACAACGTCGGGCAGCGGGTGCCCGCGCTCTACCCCACCGCCGACCGGCCCCTCGCGCTGCCCGTGCCCGACCCGCTCACGTCGCGCGCGCTGGCCCGGCTGGCCGAGCGGCTGCGGCCCGACGTCGTGCACAGCCACAACTGGATCCTCGCCTCCTGGCTGCCGCTCGCCGCGGCGCGTCGCACCCCACTCGTGCACTCGCTGCACGACTACAGCCACGTGTGCGCGACCAAGCGGCTCATGGTCGGCGGAGCGCCGTGCCCCGGGCCGTCGCCGTCGCGGTGCGTGCCCCACGTGAGCGAGCACTACGGCGCCCTGCGGGGCGTGCCGGTGTACGCCGCGGTGCGCGGCGGCGTGCCCGTGCGGCACCGCCGTGTCGACCTGTTCACCCCGGTCAGCCGCGCGGTCGCCGAGGGCAACGACCTCGCCTCGGGACCCGTGCCCTTCGAGGTGGTGCCCAACTTCGTGCCCGACGAGCTGCTCACCCGCCCGACCGAGCCGCGCCACGACGGCCTGCCGGACGCGCCCTACGTCTTCTTCGCCGGCGACCTGTCGGCCGAGAAGGGGCTGCTGACCCTGCTCGACGCCTGGCGGCGGGTCGACCGCGCGGCGCTGGGCCGGGGCGGGGGCACCGACGGGGTGCCGGCCGAGCTCGTGCTGGTGGGTCGGCCGACGGCCGACCTCCCCGACGCCCTGCCCGACGGCGTCCGGGTCGAGCAGGGCTGGGACCACGAGCGGGTCGTCGCAGGCTTCCAGCACGCCCGGGCCGCCGTGCTGCCCAGCGAGTGGCACGACCCCTGCCCCACCACGGTGCTGGAGGCGATGGCGCTCGGCGCGCCGCTCGTCACCACGCACCAGGGCGGCATCGCCGACATGGTGGTCGACGGGCGCTCGGCGCTGGTCGTGCCGCCGGGGGACGCGGCGGCCACCGCGGCCGCGCTCGACCGGCTCGGCGCAGACCCGGCCCTGGGGGCGGGGCTCGCCGAGGGTGCCCGCGCCGACGTGCGGCCCTTCCTGCAGAGCGCGGTCGCCGACCGCTTCGGCGAGCTCTACGCCCAGGTCGCGGCCGGGGTGCCGCGGTGA
- a CDS encoding glycosyltransferase produces MALNDVTPEARAVPEAPRAASPDPTVGVVVCTYTAERLPQLRAAVASVRAQEHHVDQLVVVVDGDEELGAVVRGALPGEQVVVLGRNRGVSVARNTGAAQLETDLVFFLDDDATAHPRWVAELAPYLTRPDVLGASARSVGDFVGRAPAWLPDEYLWTVGVAYRGLPDEAAPVRNFYGGCAGMRRDTFLDVGGFADGIGHGDGRVGGGEEAEFCLRVRAARPGGEFWFVPEARIDHRVPAPRATWSYLVRRSYDEGVMKGDIARALGEGPAGGAALGPERDFARRLPRAALDYLRTPGRRSAALGTVVASLAVVAGLVRSRLSRRPVVVVRAGEARA; encoded by the coding sequence GTGGCGCTGAACGACGTGACCCCCGAGGCCCGCGCGGTGCCCGAGGCCCCCCGCGCCGCGTCGCCCGACCCGACCGTCGGGGTCGTGGTGTGCACCTACACGGCCGAGCGGCTGCCGCAGCTGCGCGCCGCGGTCGCGTCGGTGCGCGCGCAGGAGCACCACGTCGACCAGCTCGTCGTGGTCGTCGACGGCGACGAGGAGCTCGGCGCGGTCGTCCGCGGCGCCCTGCCCGGCGAGCAGGTCGTGGTCCTCGGCCGCAACCGCGGCGTCTCGGTCGCCCGCAACACCGGCGCCGCGCAGCTCGAGACCGACCTGGTCTTCTTCCTCGACGACGACGCGACCGCGCACCCGCGCTGGGTGGCCGAGCTCGCGCCGTACCTCACCCGGCCCGACGTCCTCGGCGCCAGCGCGCGGTCGGTCGGCGACTTCGTCGGCCGGGCGCCGGCGTGGCTGCCCGACGAGTACCTCTGGACCGTCGGCGTCGCCTACCGCGGGTTGCCCGACGAGGCCGCGCCGGTGCGCAACTTCTACGGGGGGTGCGCCGGCATGCGCCGCGACACCTTCCTCGACGTCGGCGGCTTCGCCGACGGCATCGGCCACGGTGACGGCCGGGTCGGCGGCGGCGAGGAGGCGGAGTTCTGCCTGCGGGTGCGCGCGGCGCGGCCCGGCGGGGAGTTCTGGTTCGTGCCCGAGGCACGCATCGACCACCGGGTGCCCGCCCCGCGCGCCACGTGGTCCTACCTCGTGCGCCGCAGCTACGACGAGGGCGTCATGAAGGGCGACATCGCCCGCGCCCTCGGCGAGGGGCCCGCGGGCGGTGCGGCGCTGGGGCCGGAGCGCGACTTCGCGCGCCGGCTGCCGCGGGCCGCGCTCGACTACCTGCGGACCCCGGGGCGGCGCAGCGCCGCCCTCGGCACGGTCGTGGCGTCGCTGGCCGTGGTCGCCGGGCTCGTGCGCAGCCGGCTCTCCCGGCGCCCCGTGGTCGTGGTCCGGGCCGGGGAGGCGCGGGCGTGA
- a CDS encoding polysaccharide deacetylase family protein — MSGLLGHRPTASSARGTTAARLPVLMYHAVGTPMPRGLEWLDVPPPVLADQLATLRGAGWELLGLTEAFAALAADPHRRVVALTFDDAYLDFAESALEVLDDHGARATLYAPTGHLGGPASWLPGGGADVQLMDDAALAEVARAGVEVGSHGDLHVPMDTLRPAGATASLRWSRRILQDLTGQPVDTVAYPHGYHSRGLRRQVVAAGYTHGVAIGHRVHVTDGDPTAVQRLAVRPDHRGQALLDLVEHGPSPLVPALKRAAGPAWRAARLLRERTAAATGGAPWR; from the coding sequence GTGAGCGGCCTGCTGGGCCACCGGCCCACCGCCTCGTCCGCGCGCGGCACCACCGCCGCGCGGCTGCCGGTGCTGATGTATCACGCCGTCGGCACCCCGATGCCGCGCGGCCTGGAGTGGCTCGACGTGCCGCCGCCCGTGCTCGCCGACCAGCTCGCCACCCTGCGCGGGGCCGGCTGGGAGCTGCTGGGGCTCACCGAGGCGTTCGCCGCCCTGGCCGCCGACCCGCACCGGCGGGTGGTCGCGCTGACCTTCGACGACGCCTACCTCGACTTCGCCGAGTCGGCGCTCGAGGTGCTCGACGACCACGGGGCGCGCGCGACGCTCTACGCCCCCACCGGCCACCTCGGCGGGCCGGCCTCGTGGCTGCCCGGCGGTGGCGCCGACGTGCAGCTGATGGACGACGCCGCGCTCGCGGAGGTCGCGCGTGCCGGTGTCGAGGTCGGCAGCCACGGTGACCTGCACGTGCCGATGGACACCCTGCGCCCGGCCGGTGCCACCGCCTCGCTGAGGTGGAGCCGCCGGATCCTGCAGGACCTCACCGGCCAGCCCGTCGACACCGTCGCCTACCCCCACGGCTACCACTCGCGCGGCCTGCGGCGGCAGGTCGTCGCGGCCGGCTACACCCACGGCGTGGCGATCGGCCACCGCGTCCACGTGACCGACGGCGACCCGACCGCGGTGCAGCGGCTGGCGGTGCGACCCGACCACCGTGGCCAGGCGCTGCTCGACCTCGTCGAGCACGGGCCCTCGCCCCTCGTGCCGGCGCTCAAGCGCGCCGCCGGACCGGCGTGGCGGGCGGCGCGGCTGCTGCGCGAGCGCACCGCCGCGGCGACGGGGGGCGCGCCGTGGCGCTGA
- a CDS encoding glycosyltransferase — protein MDPGPSDASRVRSSADPGERREPTTSVVVCAHTERRWTSIVAGLQALAAQSRRPDQVLLVVDHDDALLRRAAAELPGLLGLGGDDTWLTVLPNTRGRGLSGARNTGVHAGVGDVVAFLDDDAVPAPDWLDRLVTALAETGADGVDGRATPVWPPSGRPRHLVAELDWVVGCSYRGLPEHRAPVRNLLGATMSFTRAALELAGDFDEAAGRVGDVLLGGEETELCLRLARRKPGALLVHEPAATVAHHVSADRTTWRYLARRAYAEGLSKAHIARTAGPGAATSTERAYVRRVLPAAVRRELRSGAEGGPRGAAGVVVGLASAGAGYARGSLRRAGRTDRRATALRAPEGAR, from the coding sequence GTGGACCCGGGCCCGTCGGACGCCTCGCGCGTGCGCTCCTCGGCCGACCCCGGTGAGCGGCGGGAGCCCACGACGTCCGTGGTCGTGTGCGCCCACACCGAGCGCCGCTGGACCAGCATCGTGGCGGGGCTGCAGGCGTTGGCGGCGCAGTCGCGCCGCCCCGACCAGGTGCTGCTGGTCGTCGACCACGACGACGCGCTCCTGCGGCGCGCCGCGGCCGAGCTGCCGGGCCTGCTCGGCCTCGGCGGCGACGACACCTGGCTGACGGTGCTGCCCAACACCCGCGGCCGGGGTCTCTCCGGTGCCCGCAACACCGGGGTCCACGCCGGCGTCGGCGACGTCGTGGCCTTCCTCGACGACGACGCGGTGCCCGCCCCCGACTGGCTCGACCGGCTCGTCACCGCGCTCGCCGAGACCGGAGCCGACGGTGTGGACGGCCGTGCCACCCCCGTGTGGCCGCCGAGCGGGCGCCCGCGCCACCTCGTCGCCGAGCTCGACTGGGTCGTGGGCTGCAGCTACCGCGGCCTGCCCGAGCACCGTGCCCCCGTGCGCAACCTGCTGGGCGCCACCATGTCCTTCACCCGGGCGGCCCTCGAGCTGGCCGGCGACTTCGACGAGGCCGCCGGGCGGGTCGGCGACGTCCTGCTCGGCGGCGAGGAGACCGAGCTGTGCCTGCGGCTGGCCCGCCGCAAGCCGGGCGCGCTGCTCGTCCACGAGCCCGCAGCGACGGTGGCCCACCACGTCTCCGCCGACCGCACGACGTGGCGCTACCTCGCGCGCCGGGCGTACGCCGAGGGGTTGAGCAAGGCCCACATCGCCCGCACCGCGGGCCCGGGGGCGGCCACCAGCACCGAGCGCGCCTACGTGCGCCGGGTGCTCCCCGCCGCGGTGCGCCGAGAGCTGCGCAGCGGCGCCGAGGGCGGCCCGCGCGGGGCCGCCGGCGTCGTCGTGGGGCTGGCGAGCGCCGGTGCGGGCTACGCCCGCGGCTCGCTGCGGCGCGCCGGGCGCACCGACCGCCGTGCGACCGCCCTCCGGGCACCGGAGGGGGCACGGTGA
- a CDS encoding GH39 family glycosyl hydrolase codes for MTRRVLLLLLPGLLCLALAVVGLSVIRSLEDAEPAVGPVVACEPSRSRPGPLIDLGVQAAGGVGQGEELGSTVTYPELTAPEIRRLVARAEAAGAAVISTAASWRTIEPDPDRPYDWTLLDRVIDAANAAGLRVRLQVSTMPQWAVEETSSPTDTDFWHPPLTDTELRRWTRFVHDLTVHVQGRVDYLEIWNEPNEYDFWPTGPDPVAFARLLEASYAAVKEVDPSISIVSGGLSNNDIGFLRAVYDARDELYGEDEVLFDQVGVHPFSGDRSPSTELARWTYEREPFGEFSQNFLGIVDLHDLMEQRGDADKPLYIGEFGYSTQPWREFGPVSDADRAVYLEEAFRAATCYSYVSALSWYYFHPTRFNEPSWTLLDRQGQPNETYAALVAWARRVGALR; via the coding sequence GTGACCCGCCGCGTCCTGCTCCTGCTGCTGCCGGGCCTGCTCTGCCTCGCCTTGGCCGTAGTCGGGCTGTCGGTCATCCGCTCCCTCGAGGACGCCGAGCCCGCGGTCGGTCCGGTGGTGGCCTGCGAGCCGTCGCGCTCGCGCCCCGGTCCCCTCATCGACCTCGGCGTGCAGGCCGCGGGCGGTGTCGGCCAGGGCGAGGAGCTCGGGTCGACGGTCACCTACCCCGAGCTCACCGCGCCCGAGATCCGCCGGCTCGTGGCCCGCGCCGAGGCCGCCGGCGCGGCGGTCATCTCGACCGCCGCGTCCTGGCGCACCATCGAGCCCGACCCCGACCGGCCTTACGACTGGACCCTCCTCGACCGCGTCATCGACGCGGCCAACGCCGCCGGACTGCGCGTGCGCCTGCAGGTCTCGACGATGCCGCAGTGGGCGGTGGAGGAGACCAGCTCGCCGACCGACACCGACTTCTGGCACCCCCCGCTCACCGACACCGAGCTGCGCCGGTGGACTCGCTTCGTCCACGACCTCACCGTCCACGTGCAGGGCCGGGTCGACTACCTCGAGATCTGGAACGAGCCCAACGAGTACGACTTCTGGCCCACCGGGCCCGACCCCGTCGCCTTCGCGCGGCTGCTCGAGGCCAGCTACGCCGCCGTCAAGGAGGTCGACCCGAGCATCTCGATCGTCTCCGGCGGGCTGAGCAACAACGACATCGGCTTCCTGCGCGCGGTCTACGACGCCCGCGACGAGCTCTACGGCGAGGACGAGGTGCTCTTCGACCAGGTCGGGGTGCACCCGTTCTCGGGCGACCGCTCGCCCAGCACCGAGCTCGCGCGCTGGACCTACGAGCGCGAGCCCTTCGGCGAGTTCAGCCAGAACTTCCTCGGCATCGTCGACCTCCACGACCTGATGGAGCAGCGCGGCGACGCCGACAAGCCGCTCTACATCGGCGAGTTCGGCTACAGCACCCAGCCGTGGCGCGAGTTCGGCCCGGTGTCCGACGCCGACCGCGCGGTCTACCTCGAGGAGGCCTTCCGCGCCGCCACCTGCTACTCCTACGTGAGCGCGCTGTCCTGGTACTACTTCCACCCCACCCGCTTCAACGAGCCGTCCTGGACGCTGCTCGACCGGCAGGGACAGCCCAACGAGACGTACGCCGCGCTGGTGGCGTGGGCCCGTCGGGTCGGGGCGCTGCGGTGA
- a CDS encoding acyltransferase family protein encodes MSTPHPSVQPGALPPDRRPPTEADAPVRVPALDGLRALAVALVVGLHAGVPLMAGGSLGVTVFFVLSGFLITGLLVRPGALTPGGVRRFYLRRVLRLFPALVVVVGFVTAYALVALEGEERRFQLLQALTSITYTTNFLLGRGAETEDYGLLGQTWSLGVEEQYYLVWPLLLAVLLRLLRSTRARVAAVLAMAAVVVSWRAWLSSQGLAAHVGMGVDTQTDGLLVGSALALALPALRERLLRHQGLLTAAAVAGVLLLLVETAVVSLHHALPYDTNYLLVALASAAVITRLVLPGDDEGGPAHRALLALATLRPVVYVGLISYPLYLWHRVVFEVMADQAGIETTVEKLAAAPVALGLSLGAAALSYHVVEQPFLRRKELLRGDPTDRAQDAAVASPSPATVPAGTTGTTDAAGRHRRASRAGTDRDVEGRADR; translated from the coding sequence ATGAGCACCCCCCATCCCAGCGTCCAGCCCGGTGCGCTGCCACCCGACCGTCGCCCCCCGACAGAGGCCGACGCCCCGGTGCGGGTGCCCGCGCTCGACGGGCTGCGCGCGCTCGCCGTCGCGCTCGTCGTCGGCCTCCACGCCGGCGTGCCGCTGATGGCCGGCGGCAGCCTCGGCGTGACCGTGTTCTTCGTGCTCTCCGGCTTCCTCATCACCGGGCTGCTGGTGCGGCCCGGTGCACTGACCCCCGGAGGGGTGCGCCGGTTCTACCTGCGCCGCGTGCTGCGGCTCTTCCCCGCGCTGGTGGTGGTCGTCGGCTTCGTCACCGCCTACGCCCTGGTCGCGCTGGAAGGCGAGGAGCGGCGCTTCCAGCTGCTGCAGGCGCTGACCTCGATCACCTACACGACGAACTTCCTGCTCGGCCGGGGCGCCGAGACCGAGGACTACGGCCTGCTCGGCCAGACCTGGTCGCTCGGCGTGGAGGAGCAGTACTACCTGGTCTGGCCGCTGCTGCTCGCCGTGCTCCTGCGGCTGCTGCGCTCCACCCGGGCGCGCGTCGCGGCCGTGCTCGCGATGGCCGCCGTCGTGGTGTCGTGGCGCGCCTGGTTGAGCAGCCAGGGTCTGGCCGCCCACGTGGGCATGGGCGTGGACACCCAGACCGACGGCCTGCTGGTCGGGAGCGCGCTGGCCCTCGCGCTGCCCGCGCTGCGCGAGCGGTTGCTGCGCCACCAGGGCCTGCTCACCGCCGCCGCCGTCGCCGGCGTGCTGCTCCTGCTGGTCGAGACCGCGGTGGTGTCCCTGCACCACGCCCTGCCCTACGACACCAACTACCTCCTCGTCGCCCTCGCGTCGGCCGCGGTCATCACCCGGCTCGTGCTCCCCGGCGACGACGAGGGCGGCCCGGCCCACCGAGCCCTGCTCGCCCTGGCGACGCTGCGGCCGGTGGTCTACGTCGGGCTGATCTCCTACCCGCTCTACCTGTGGCACCGCGTCGTCTTCGAGGTCATGGCCGACCAGGCCGGCATCGAGACCACCGTCGAGAAGCTCGCCGCCGCCCCGGTCGCGCTCGGGCTGTCCCTCGGCGCCGCAGCGCTCTCCTACCACGTCGTCGAGCAGCCCTTCCTGCGTCGCAAGGAGCTGCTGCGCGGCGACCCCACCGACCGCGCGCAGGACGCCGCGGTCGCCTCACCGTCCCCCGCCACCGTGCCCGCCGGGACGACCGGCACGACCGACGCAGCCGGCCGCCACCGACGCGCGAGCCGCGCCGGCACCGACCGCGACGTCGAGGGGAGGGCCGACCGGTGA
- a CDS encoding lipopolysaccharide biosynthesis protein: MNATRALLRQDGAAVTTSARPSRIGAVDLGVVLRPFTSLVAAQLVGTALGFLFWVVAARGVPAATVGLVSAGVAAQALLGKVAVLGVGTHLIAELPPLGAAGRRSLLRAGTTVVTVAGLLAGALFVGAVELVPALDGATVHQLFGGPVAVAVFVAGTAATAVGLLLDQAVLGAQRSSLQVLRNLVASGLRFPLGVALLAVGLTGSGALLLCWALPLALSSVLVWRRLFPRGSVDGRGSEPGVLAHSARHAGGALRQHALDLSLSAGPLLMPVVAAAVLAPEANARFAIAWLVATFVFVPPYMLATALFAASVHEPLDDFCRRARRTLPGGLAISAVLGAAAALAAPYVLGVFGPGYAEESSRLLALLVPAGLWMVLKDHVVALWRVQGRVTSAAGLAGGGVLLEVSGAAAGAAVAGAPGLCVGWLLALGVQAYGAAPVVHGILRAPLGPPTPTAPTAPTAAAPGRPLTEEAR; the protein is encoded by the coding sequence GTGAACGCGACCCGGGCCCTGCTGCGCCAGGACGGCGCCGCCGTGACCACCTCCGCCCGCCCCAGCAGGATCGGCGCGGTCGACCTCGGCGTCGTGCTGCGCCCCTTCACCTCCCTCGTCGCCGCACAGCTCGTCGGCACGGCGCTCGGCTTCCTCTTCTGGGTCGTCGCCGCCCGCGGCGTGCCCGCCGCGACCGTCGGCCTGGTCTCGGCCGGCGTCGCCGCGCAGGCACTGCTCGGCAAGGTCGCCGTGCTCGGCGTCGGCACGCACCTCATCGCGGAGCTGCCGCCCCTCGGCGCGGCCGGCCGGCGCAGCCTGCTGCGTGCCGGCACCACCGTGGTCACGGTGGCCGGGCTCCTGGCCGGTGCGCTCTTCGTCGGCGCGGTCGAGCTGGTCCCGGCCCTCGACGGCGCGACCGTGCACCAGCTCTTCGGCGGGCCCGTCGCCGTCGCGGTCTTCGTCGCCGGCACCGCCGCGACCGCTGTCGGCCTGCTGCTCGACCAGGCGGTGCTCGGTGCCCAGCGCTCGTCGCTGCAGGTGCTGCGCAACCTGGTCGCCTCGGGTCTCCGCTTCCCGCTCGGGGTCGCGCTGCTGGCAGTCGGCCTCACCGGCAGCGGCGCGCTGCTGCTCTGCTGGGCGCTGCCGCTGGCCCTCTCGTCGGTGCTGGTGTGGCGCCGGCTCTTCCCGCGCGGGTCGGTCGACGGCCGCGGCAGCGAGCCCGGCGTGCTCGCCCACTCCGCCCGCCACGCGGGCGGCGCGCTGCGCCAGCACGCGCTCGACCTGTCGCTGTCGGCCGGGCCGCTCCTCATGCCGGTCGTCGCCGCCGCCGTGCTCGCGCCCGAGGCCAACGCCCGCTTCGCGATCGCGTGGCTCGTCGCGACCTTCGTCTTCGTCCCGCCCTACATGCTCGCCACCGCGCTCTTCGCCGCGAGCGTGCACGAGCCCCTCGACGACTTCTGCCGACGCGCCCGCCGCACCCTGCCGGGCGGGCTGGCGATCAGCGCGGTGCTCGGCGCGGCGGCCGCGCTGGCCGCGCCGTACGTCCTGGGGGTCTTCGGCCCCGGCTACGCCGAGGAGTCCTCGCGGCTCCTCGCGCTGCTCGTGCCCGCCGGGCTGTGGATGGTCCTCAAGGACCACGTCGTCGCCCTCTGGCGCGTGCAGGGACGGGTCACCTCTGCCGCCGGCCTGGCCGGGGGCGGGGTCCTGCTCGAGGTCTCCGGCGCGGCGGCCGGGGCCGCCGTCGCCGGCGCCCCCGGGCTGTGCGTCGGCTGGCTGCTCGCCCTCGGCGTCCAGGCCTACGGCGCCGCTCCGGTCGTCCACGGCATCCTGCGCGCCCCGCTCGGCCCGCCCACCCCGACTGCACCCACTGCACCGACCGCGGCCGCTCCCGGCCGACCCCTGACCGAGGAAGCCCGATGA